The proteins below are encoded in one region of Bremerella sp. P1:
- a CDS encoding NAD(P)-dependent oxidoreductase — MMVLVVGATGATGKLLVEQLLSRGHQVRVIVRSRDRLPESVRDHARVEIVEASLFELTDEELLQHVSGCSGVASCLGHNLTFKGVFGHPRRLVTDATRRLCRAIEQAKAETGVKYVLMNTAGNQNRDLAEPASFGNRFVVGLLRWAVPPHADNEQASDVLRQKIGKNNSSIPWVVVRPDSLVDLPEVTPYEMYPSPTRDPIFNAGTTSRINVAHFMAELITDEAVWAKWAGRMPVIYNCEANSSG; from the coding sequence ATGATGGTTCTCGTAGTAGGGGCGACCGGAGCGACCGGCAAGCTGCTGGTCGAGCAGCTTCTCAGCCGAGGCCATCAAGTTCGAGTCATTGTCCGTTCACGAGATCGTTTGCCTGAATCCGTTAGAGATCATGCTCGAGTTGAGATCGTCGAAGCCAGTCTGTTCGAGCTGACCGACGAAGAGCTCCTGCAGCATGTTTCTGGCTGTAGCGGTGTCGCCTCGTGTTTGGGGCACAATCTGACGTTCAAAGGCGTCTTTGGCCATCCCAGAAGGCTTGTCACGGACGCTACGCGGCGACTTTGCCGGGCAATCGAGCAGGCCAAGGCCGAAACTGGCGTCAAATATGTCCTCATGAATACGGCTGGCAACCAAAATCGCGATCTGGCCGAGCCTGCCTCGTTTGGCAATCGATTTGTTGTGGGTTTGTTACGCTGGGCTGTGCCGCCTCATGCCGACAACGAACAGGCATCGGACGTGCTCCGGCAAAAAATTGGAAAAAATAATTCGTCGATACCATGGGTCGTCGTCCGGCCGGATAGCCTTGTCGATCTGCCAGAAGTCACGCCCTACGAGATGTATCCCTCGCCAACGCGTGACCCCATATTCAACGCGGGAACGACCAGTCGCATCAACGTGGCCCATTTCATGGCCGAATTGATCACGGACGAGGCAGTATGGGCTAAATGGGCTGGGCGAATGCCGGTGATTTATAACTGCGAAGCCAATTCGTCGGGCTAG
- a CDS encoding HEAT repeat domain-containing protein: MRQLPDEIAQLVRQLNDCRESKSWFASGKHNATICAILKQLTHEAGPEVLPYVMRCLLVSDEDVCQATRRSIFILAGKSRSRDLSSLNSIFLEDYYWHPQDKWHQLEPTVVRKLAGPADKLEYPHVLGMLSLHRSGYVRQEATRLLSEYHGGEELRYLNARLNDWVDVVAETAAQAVSTRIVVNNYEWLLKSLPSFLQLIKQNRRDHSEFVTRVVATLLDGTNESDIGAASRLRLLMKPAFVHAGMKLSPDRRSKLVRLGISATSPTVRLSCCRILAEQFQGDELRDELVKVLHDPFMPVRREAYRIHTTHFPETSAEQWHAGLFDKARSIREEARYWLTKQGIANIAERYRRRLRENPTQREAIQGLAETGEVADIDTFRAWTQSSYPSHRAAGIEGLRRVLEAESLPEVLPLLNDPSPRVVKAAAFALAKHGETLSDSEILSLAIHAKSEYACGAAMKQIASLGKWRGLLLLLQRADRTEGRMYQRAIEAISGLLTSNTCFVSPTPEIRMALYQVLDQATQLPQALRNQVRSELDRFS, translated from the coding sequence ATGCGCCAACTACCAGATGAAATCGCTCAACTTGTACGCCAGTTAAACGACTGCCGCGAAAGCAAGAGTTGGTTTGCATCCGGTAAGCACAATGCGACGATCTGCGCAATTCTAAAGCAGCTAACTCACGAGGCCGGCCCGGAAGTTCTGCCATATGTGATGCGTTGTTTACTCGTCTCCGACGAAGACGTCTGCCAAGCGACGCGGCGGTCGATCTTTATCCTGGCAGGCAAATCCAGGAGCCGTGACCTAAGTTCCTTGAATAGCATTTTCCTGGAAGACTACTATTGGCATCCGCAGGACAAGTGGCATCAACTCGAACCGACAGTCGTCCGGAAACTCGCCGGTCCTGCCGACAAGCTAGAGTATCCACACGTCCTGGGCATGCTGAGCCTGCATCGAAGCGGATATGTCCGCCAGGAAGCAACCCGTCTGTTAAGCGAGTACCATGGCGGAGAAGAACTGCGCTACTTGAACGCCCGCCTCAACGACTGGGTTGATGTCGTTGCTGAAACCGCGGCCCAGGCCGTCTCGACACGTATCGTCGTGAATAACTACGAGTGGCTGCTTAAATCACTCCCGTCCTTTCTGCAACTGATCAAGCAAAACCGTCGTGATCACTCCGAGTTTGTAACTCGTGTCGTCGCTACACTGCTTGATGGCACGAATGAGAGTGATATCGGGGCAGCATCGCGTCTGAGACTGTTGATGAAGCCAGCCTTCGTTCACGCAGGAATGAAGCTATCGCCTGATCGCAGGTCCAAGCTGGTCCGGCTTGGCATTTCGGCAACCTCACCAACCGTGCGTCTGAGTTGTTGCCGGATCCTTGCCGAACAGTTTCAAGGAGACGAACTGCGTGACGAACTCGTAAAAGTTCTTCACGACCCGTTCATGCCCGTCCGCCGCGAAGCGTATCGAATTCACACGACACACTTTCCCGAAACATCTGCCGAGCAGTGGCATGCCGGGCTCTTCGACAAGGCTCGTTCGATTCGCGAAGAAGCTCGCTATTGGCTAACCAAGCAAGGCATCGCGAACATTGCCGAGCGTTACCGCCGCCGTCTGCGCGAGAATCCAACGCAACGAGAAGCGATCCAGGGACTGGCGGAAACAGGAGAGGTGGCTGACATCGACACGTTCCGTGCTTGGACCCAAAGTTCTTATCCCAGCCATCGCGCCGCAGGGATCGAGGGACTCCGACGCGTACTTGAAGCGGAATCGCTTCCAGAGGTGCTCCCACTGTTGAATGACCCAAGCCCGCGTGTTGTAAAGGCCGCCGCATTCGCCTTGGCCAAACATGGAGAAACGCTTTCCGATTCGGAAATTCTTTCTTTGGCGATCCACGCCAAGAGCGAATACGCATGTGGTGCTGCGATGAAACAAATCGCCAGCCTGGGCAAATGGCGCGGCTTGCTACTCTTGCTTCAAAGAGCCGATCGGACAGAAGGGCGAATGTATCAACGAGCCATTGAAGCTATTTCGGGCTTGCTTACTTCCAATACGTGCTTCGTCAGCCCAACACCGGAAATTCGTATGGCGCTTTACCAAGTACTCGATCAAGCAACGCAACTTCCACAGGCGTTGAGAAACCAAGTTCGATCCGAGCTCGATCGATTCTCGTGA
- the rpsM gene encoding 30S ribosomal protein S13 → MPRLLGVDIPNDKKTWISLTYLYGVGPAVARELCVKVGIDQDRPASEIHEDELSRLAGLLESEYTVEGPLRRQLSQNIQRLNRIVCYRGLRHRRGLPVRGQRTRTNARTRKGPKKTVAGKKGVKDLR, encoded by the coding sequence ATGCCACGTTTGCTCGGTGTGGACATTCCCAACGATAAGAAGACCTGGATCAGCTTGACGTACCTGTACGGTGTTGGTCCAGCGGTTGCTCGTGAACTATGCGTGAAGGTGGGCATCGATCAAGATCGCCCGGCTTCGGAAATTCACGAAGATGAATTGAGCCGTTTGGCTGGTCTGCTGGAAAGCGAATACACGGTTGAAGGTCCTCTTCGCCGTCAGCTTTCGCAGAACATTCAACGTCTCAACCGCATCGTCTGCTACCGCGGTTTGCGTCATCGTCGCGGTTTGCCGGTTCGCGGCCAACGTACCCGAACCAACGCTCGTACCCGTAAGGGTCCGAAGAAGACTGTCGCCGGTAAGAAGGGCGTGAAGGATCTTCGTTAA
- the rpmJ gene encoding 50S ribosomal protein L36 gives MKVRASVKRICDKCKVVRRRGRVYVICENARHKQRQG, from the coding sequence ATGAAGGTAAGAGCCAGCGTTAAGCGAATTTGCGACAAATGCAAAGTGGTCCGCCGTCGAGGCCGGGTCTATGTCATTTGTGAAAACGCCCGTCACAAGCAACGACAGGGCTAG
- the rpsK gene encoding 30S ribosomal protein S11 — translation MAKVAKRKTRRNVQQGTVHIKATFNNTQVTITDSKGDTLCWASAGTCGFKGSRKSTPFAGQCAAQQAAEKALKFGLKEVDVKVNGPGSGRESAITALAAAGLTVKSIEDCTPIPHNGCRPPKKRRV, via the coding sequence GTGGCCAAGGTCGCAAAGCGAAAAACACGACGTAACGTCCAGCAAGGGACTGTCCATATCAAGGCAACCTTCAACAACACCCAGGTGACCATCACCGACAGCAAGGGTGACACGTTGTGCTGGGCCAGCGCCGGAACTTGTGGCTTCAAGGGAAGCCGTAAGAGCACGCCGTTCGCGGGTCAGTGCGCAGCTCAACAAGCCGCCGAAAAGGCGTTGAAGTTTGGTCTGAAGGAAGTAGACGTGAAGGTCAACGGACCAGGCAGTGGCCGCGAAAGCGCCATCACCGCCCTGGCCGCCGCCGGCCTGACCGTCAAGTCGATCGAAGATTGCACTCCTATCCCGCACAACGGTTGCCGCCCCCCGAAGAAGCGTCGCGTCTAG
- a CDS encoding adenylate kinase → MRIIFLGPPGVGKGTQSHKLVEFLRIPHISTGEMLREAIRNKTELGLKVAAQMEGGRLAADEIVVQLVRQRLAQPDCHNGYLLDGFPRTLPQAASLDLGLAVDDEAVDAVLNLTVDQEELLSRLLARAKKEDRGDDNEETIRNRMKVYDDMTSPLIAYYEEQKILYRIDGIGSIEEVFDRIKVVLEEVDRKKNA, encoded by the coding sequence ATGCGGATTATCTTTCTCGGACCTCCTGGTGTCGGCAAAGGGACCCAGTCCCATAAGCTGGTTGAATTTCTGCGCATCCCTCACATCTCAACGGGGGAAATGCTACGGGAAGCGATCCGTAATAAGACCGAGCTCGGCTTGAAGGTTGCTGCTCAGATGGAAGGTGGACGCCTCGCCGCTGACGAAATCGTGGTCCAGTTGGTGCGTCAGCGTCTCGCGCAACCCGATTGTCACAATGGATACCTGCTCGATGGCTTCCCGCGTACTTTGCCGCAGGCCGCGTCGCTTGATCTTGGACTGGCTGTCGACGACGAAGCCGTCGATGCGGTGTTGAACCTGACGGTGGACCAGGAAGAACTCTTGAGCCGCCTGCTGGCTCGCGCTAAGAAGGAAGACCGCGGCGACGACAACGAAGAGACGATCCGCAACCGGATGAAGGTCTACGACGATATGACCTCGCCACTGATCGCCTATTACGAAGAGCAGAAGATTCTCTATCGAATCGATGGGATTGGTTCGATTGAGGAAGTCTTCGACCGCATCAAAGTCGTTCTGGAAGAAGTGGACCGAAAGAAGAACGCATGA
- a CDS encoding putative metallopeptidase, which translates to MKRSSRPKQRKKQSPAKSSRAKQARVPQRAMRRVQLHESSGRRGFDFTFAMRLLVNDMIDRMPELAHIDMTRVAVAIVQARVDSTHGIFASLTPMRFDQGSRFTIRRGRKYCCQSLLDEHGREMLYILSFYLPRFQNMDFSEKMITIFHELWHVSPDFDGDIRRHPGRCYAHSSSQKEYDEHMAVLSNKYLMKKPSPDLYAFLENDFTTLYQKSSGIYGVKIPRPKLIPVAG; encoded by the coding sequence GTGAAACGCTCCTCACGGCCTAAACAAAGAAAGAAGCAGTCGCCCGCCAAAAGCTCGAGGGCGAAGCAAGCCCGCGTGCCGCAAAGAGCGATGCGGCGTGTGCAGCTGCACGAGTCTTCTGGCCGACGTGGTTTTGATTTCACGTTTGCCATGCGACTGCTCGTGAATGACATGATCGATCGCATGCCAGAGCTGGCACACATCGATATGACCCGTGTGGCCGTCGCCATCGTTCAAGCACGCGTCGACTCGACACATGGTATTTTCGCTTCGCTGACCCCCATGCGTTTTGACCAGGGATCGCGATTCACCATCCGTCGTGGGCGGAAATACTGCTGCCAGTCGCTCTTGGATGAGCACGGCCGAGAAATGCTCTACATTCTCAGCTTCTATCTGCCGCGATTTCAGAACATGGACTTCTCCGAGAAGATGATCACCATCTTCCACGAATTGTGGCACGTTAGTCCCGACTTTGATGGCGACATTCGACGTCACCCAGGCCGCTGTTATGCCCATTCGTCGAGTCAAAAAGAATACGACGAGCACATGGCCGTTTTGTCGAACAAGTATCTGATGAAGAAGCCGTCGCCTGATTTGTACGCCTTCTTAGAAAACGACTTCACCACGCTGTATCAAAAAAGCAGTGGAATCTATGGCGTGAAGATTCCCCGACCAAAACTGATTCCAGTCGCCGGGTAG
- a CDS encoding YqjF family protein, translated as MIDRIAPTFRPSDSVRGYQRWRSLLFLHWPVPMEALRPLVPESLEIDHYDGVAYVGVVPFAMEGVRNAWWPEWAAMDFLETNVRTYVYHGSQPGVYFLSLDAASRLAVWGARTFWGLPYYHAAMNLVRTEDQIAYETSRPGGSARHKVSYRIGAALEPSQPGSLEHFFLERYLLFLEHRGTLYSGQVHHVPYPAHEVELLEIEDSLLNAAGLEIPPGPPAFAHFSPGVDVEIFGLQAMPGAP; from the coding sequence GTGATTGATCGTATTGCTCCGACATTTCGACCCAGTGACTCCGTTCGTGGTTATCAGCGATGGCGATCCTTGTTGTTTCTGCATTGGCCGGTCCCGATGGAAGCACTGCGGCCTCTGGTGCCTGAGAGCCTGGAGATCGATCACTACGACGGCGTTGCTTATGTTGGCGTCGTTCCCTTTGCGATGGAAGGAGTACGCAACGCTTGGTGGCCTGAGTGGGCTGCCATGGACTTCCTGGAGACAAACGTCCGGACGTATGTCTATCACGGTAGTCAGCCAGGCGTCTATTTCCTTTCGCTCGATGCGGCCAGTCGTTTAGCCGTTTGGGGTGCTCGAACGTTTTGGGGGCTGCCGTATTATCATGCGGCGATGAACCTGGTTCGCACGGAAGATCAAATCGCGTATGAAACGTCCCGCCCAGGCGGCAGCGCGCGGCATAAGGTGAGCTACCGGATTGGTGCAGCGCTGGAACCTTCGCAGCCTGGGTCGCTCGAGCACTTCTTCCTCGAGCGTTACCTCTTGTTTCTTGAACATCGCGGAACACTCTATTCTGGGCAGGTACATCATGTCCCCTACCCTGCACACGAGGTCGAGCTCTTAGAGATCGAGGACTCCCTCTTGAATGCCGCAGGTCTTGAGATCCCTCCTGGTCCACCTGCTTTTGCGCACTTCTCACCAGGCGTAGATGTTGAAATCTTCGGTCTTCAGGCCATGCCGGGCGCGCCCTGA
- a CDS encoding DNA-directed RNA polymerase subunit alpha produces MHIRWRGLELPSAVTCEAETLTSNYGKFIAEPFERGFGATIGNSMRRILLSSLEGAAVTQIKVRGAQHEFTSIPGVVEDMTDIVLNVKSVVVKKHSEMTKVITIEKQGPCEITAGDIQCDADVEIINKDLHLCTVTGEIPFMMEMVVESGRSYVPSTEHSSNEHEIGIIPVDAVFSPVTRVRYTVEETRVGQKTNYDRLILEIWTDGSAHPEMALVEAAKILRKHLNPFVQYNELGATINMPSRSTPSGLDPVMEAKLNMSLAEMHLSVRASNCLESENIHTVRDLVRRTEDQLMEVRNFGETTLTEVREKLKEYNLHLGMRVPPAASPMH; encoded by the coding sequence ATGCATATTCGATGGCGTGGGTTGGAATTGCCGAGTGCGGTCACTTGCGAAGCCGAAACCCTCACCTCCAATTACGGCAAGTTCATTGCCGAACCGTTTGAACGCGGTTTCGGTGCCACCATCGGCAACAGCATGCGACGCATCCTGCTCTCGAGCCTCGAGGGTGCGGCCGTCACGCAAATCAAGGTCCGTGGTGCCCAACACGAATTCACCAGCATTCCTGGCGTTGTCGAAGACATGACCGACATCGTCCTGAATGTGAAGTCGGTTGTCGTCAAGAAGCATTCGGAGATGACCAAGGTCATCACGATCGAAAAGCAGGGTCCTTGTGAGATCACTGCCGGCGACATTCAGTGCGACGCGGACGTCGAGATCATCAACAAAGACCTGCACCTGTGCACCGTCACCGGCGAAATTCCATTCATGATGGAAATGGTCGTTGAGTCGGGTCGCAGCTATGTTCCTTCGACCGAGCACAGCTCGAATGAACACGAGATCGGCATTATCCCGGTCGACGCGGTCTTCAGTCCTGTGACCCGCGTTCGTTATACGGTTGAAGAAACTCGTGTTGGTCAGAAGACCAACTACGATCGCTTGATTCTGGAAATCTGGACCGACGGTTCGGCTCATCCAGAAATGGCACTGGTCGAAGCTGCCAAGATCTTGCGAAAGCACCTCAACCCGTTTGTTCAGTACAACGAATTGGGTGCGACGATCAACATGCCTAGCCGATCGACCCCAAGCGGGTTGGATCCGGTCATGGAAGCCAAGCTCAACATGAGCCTCGCTGAAATGCACCTTTCCGTTCGTGCTTCGAACTGCCTCGAATCGGAAAACATTCATACGGTTCGCGACCTGGTTCGCCGCACCGAAGATCAACTGATGGAAGTCCGCAACTTCGGCGAAACTACCCTTACCGAAGTTCGCGAGAAGCTGAAGGAATATAATTTGCACCTCGGCATGCGAGTGCCGCCAGCTGCAAGCCCGATGCACTAA
- a CDS encoding bL17 family ribosomal protein: MRHLRKGRRLGRSASHRKALFRNMASSLLLTERPDDVNESYYLYSDYLAADAPGTGHNTPKVKGRIVTTVQKAKELRPYVEKCITVAKKALPHLREAEKFGTKAKPNTPEYKEWRESEQWQKWNAAMAPALAARRRVVALLGNQRAVEILFDEVAPRFEDRDGGYTRILKLAKPRLGDAGIQAILEFVGNDRDRVKTEAERPAFDSDEETAAAEEAAAPEAEEPQAEAPAEEAGDAEEKKEG, encoded by the coding sequence ATGCGACACCTACGAAAAGGTCGACGACTCGGACGCTCGGCGAGCCACCGCAAGGCTCTGTTCCGCAACATGGCCAGCAGCCTGCTGTTGACCGAACGTCCTGACGACGTCAACGAAAGCTACTACCTCTACAGCGACTACCTGGCAGCCGACGCTCCAGGAACCGGGCACAATACGCCAAAGGTTAAGGGTCGCATTGTCACGACCGTGCAGAAGGCGAAGGAACTGCGTCCTTACGTCGAAAAGTGCATCACGGTCGCCAAGAAGGCTTTGCCGCACCTTCGTGAAGCCGAAAAGTTCGGCACCAAGGCCAAGCCTAACACGCCTGAATACAAAGAATGGCGTGAAAGCGAACAGTGGCAAAAGTGGAACGCCGCCATGGCGCCAGCTCTTGCTGCTCGTCGTCGCGTGGTCGCTCTGCTCGGTAATCAGCGTGCTGTCGAAATCCTGTTCGACGAAGTCGCTCCTCGCTTCGAAGATCGCGATGGTGGTTACACCCGCATCTTGAAGTTGGCTAAGCCGCGTCTGGGTGATGCTGGTATCCAGGCTATCCTGGAATTCGTCGGCAACGATCGCGATCGTGTGAAGACCGAAGCCGAACGTCCTGCATTCGACAGCGACGAAGAAACGGCAGCCGCTGAAGAAGCTGCCGCACCAGAAGCCGAAGAGCCTCAAGCTGAAGCTCCTGCGGAGGAAGCTGGTGACGCCGAAGAAAAGAAGGAAGGCTAG
- the map gene encoding type I methionyl aminopeptidase yields MITLRSKREIEKMHVAGQLVRQAHQKVAELVKPGITTAVLDKAVDDLFAEAGAVALFKGVPGKIPFPAATCISVNDEVVHGIPGERILKEGDIVSVDTGAKIGGWCGDSAWTYAVGEISDEAKKLMEVTERALQIAIELLPVKKRWSQVAKEMQNEVESAGFSVITTLVGHGIGTTMHEEPQVPNYDSREFRQKGDFDLRPGLVLAVEPMVAVGREDLYLHGDGWTLSTKDRSLTAHFEHTLALTSSGVRILTGQD; encoded by the coding sequence ATGATCACGCTCCGCTCCAAACGCGAGATCGAGAAAATGCATGTCGCCGGACAGCTCGTTCGGCAGGCCCATCAAAAAGTGGCCGAGCTGGTCAAACCAGGGATCACCACGGCGGTGCTCGACAAGGCTGTCGACGATCTTTTCGCTGAGGCAGGTGCCGTTGCCCTGTTTAAAGGTGTTCCCGGCAAGATCCCCTTCCCTGCTGCCACGTGCATCTCGGTTAACGATGAAGTGGTCCACGGCATCCCTGGCGAGCGGATCCTCAAAGAAGGTGACATTGTCAGTGTCGATACTGGAGCCAAAATCGGTGGCTGGTGTGGTGATTCGGCTTGGACCTATGCCGTTGGCGAGATCAGCGATGAAGCCAAGAAGCTGATGGAAGTGACAGAGCGAGCTCTGCAGATTGCCATCGAGTTGCTGCCGGTGAAAAAACGGTGGAGCCAAGTCGCCAAGGAAATGCAAAACGAGGTCGAATCGGCAGGGTTTTCGGTGATTACGACACTGGTTGGCCACGGGATCGGCACCACGATGCACGAAGAGCCCCAGGTGCCTAACTACGATTCTCGCGAATTTCGGCAGAAAGGCGATTTCGACCTTCGGCCAGGCTTGGTCTTGGCGGTCGAGCCCATGGTGGCTGTTGGAAGAGAGGATCTGTACCTGCACGGTGACGGGTGGACACTCTCGACGAAAGATCGCAGCCTAACGGCTCACTTCGAGCACACACTCGCCCTGACGTCGTCAGGCGTCCGCATTTTGACGGGCCAGGACTAA